A stretch of Dysidea avara chromosome 5, odDysAvar1.4, whole genome shotgun sequence DNA encodes these proteins:
- the LOC136255317 gene encoding tripartite motif-containing protein 2-like, whose translation MSLDGAKKDEWKEVEEEITCSICKEILTQPKTIPCLHTFCEQCIKSTIEASKLTGSNLSCPICRAELPQDVSNIPTNFSTNRLIEIYHKRQNSSQKTTEELKCGECDEDATVTMWCVDCESPLCGECYKQHGRMRKFKSHKTVTVENFIRSPKTILSTHVAAQPAEYCKDHKTQPLDLYCMTCSSLICRDCTYVDHREHQYNFVDKLADVEREKIKVIATPLKKMLEQVRDGLKKVEECDNEIDGKCEAEVIKLIRDVCQRLHEILQQEEITDLLIVDTVKSTLHRSLGSQIKELKLLEDCLVSCDEFVTKATTTQISSELLTYSKYISNRVVELTSQVERTNLEPVCGVDDLILSTSNPDDYVSQLTCVCSVSTLPHVPNCSVKGPAAMSKYGPVKLTVTLKDKDGLLVPNQSEHLRVDFKRESFTGSVKVEETHLGVYTLSYRPKRREAHSVSVSWKETVLKEVSILVSLRNYTTIQPYVQKTIDKYGPHGKQLTHPYMFAIGPNNELIVRDYLAKCLVVFDEQLQYSHSIFEGTLECPTGLAVNKKGYLYVAEYKLHCINKLTMSGKLVSRIGGCGSGDGQFHHPRSLLLSQSELLFVCDSYNHRIQVFQNDCYFYSFGEQGTGPGSFKFPFDLAMNNNEEQLFITDHMNHRVQLFTPAGQFISVFGNFTSSPYQLSSPTGICYTPDGHVLISSFGTDCVLIFNEDGNYVSAIEGAYQKVQRFMKPIGIVMRTNGQIVIASDRSCNLTVF comes from the coding sequence ATGTCATTAGATGGCGCTAAGAAAGACGAGTGGAAAGAAGTAGAGGAGGAAATCACGTGTTCTATTTGCAAAGAGATCCTTACCCAACCCAAGACTATTCCTTGTTTACACACGTTTTGTGAACAATGTATCAAGTCCACCATTGAAGCTAGCAAACTAACAGGTAGCAACTTATCTTGTCCAATATGTAGAGCTGAACTGCCACAAGACGTGTCAAACATTCCTACCAACTTCTCCACCAATCGTTTGATAGAAATATATCACAAGCGACAGAACTCCAGTCAAAAAACAACAGAAGAACTGAAATGTGGAGAGTGTGACGAGGATGCTACAGTGACAATGTGGTGTGTAGATTGTGAGAGTCCATTGTGTGGAGAATGTTACAAACAACATGGCAGGATGAGGAAGTTCAAGTCACACAAAACTGTGACAGTGGAAAACTTCATACGAAGTCCCAAGACCATATTGTCCACACATGTAGCAGCACAACCAGCTGAATATTGTAAAGATCACAAGACACAACCACTAGacctgtactgtatgacttgtagtagtttgatttgTCGAGATTGTACCTACGTTGATCATCGAGAACATCAATACAACTTTGTGGATAAACTAGCTGATGTTGAACGTGAGAAGATCAAAGTGAtagctacaccactgaagaAGATGTTGGAGCAAGTGAGAGATGGTTTGAAGAAGGTGGAGGAGTGTGATAATGAAATAGATGGGAAGTGTGAAGCTGAAGTTATCAAGCTGATACGAGATGTGTGCCAGAGACTGCATGAAATACTGCAACAAGAAGAAATAACTGATCTACTAATTGTTGACACTGTTAAGAGCACATTACATCGATCTCTTGGTAGTCAGATTAAAGAGCTAAAGTTGCTTGAAGATTGTTTGGTGAGCTGTGATGAATTTGTTACCAAGGCTACCACGACACAAATATCCAGTGAGTTACTAACCTACAGCAAATACATTAGCAATAGAGTGGTGGAGTTGACAAGTCAAGTAGAACGAACTAACCTTGAACCAGTTTGTGGAGTAGATGATTTGATATTATCCACTAGTAATCCTGATGACTATGTCAGTCAGTTGacatgtgtttgtagtgtgtctaCCTTACCTCATGTTCCTAACTGTAGTGTGAAGGGTCCAGCTGCAATGAGCAAATATGGTCCAGTGAAACTGACTGTTACACTAAAAGATAAAGATGGCCTACTTGTACCAAATCAGAGTGAACACTTGAGAGTTGATTTTAAGAGAGAAAGTTTTACAGGCAGTGTTAAGGTGGAAGAAACTCATTTAGGTGTTTACACACTTTCATACAGACCTAAGAGAAGAGAGGCGCACAGTGTGTCAGTGTCATGGAAAGAAACTGTCTTGAAGGAAGTTTCAATTCTTGTGAGCCTTCGTAACTATACCACTATTCAACCATATGTACAGAAAACAATAGACAAGTATGGCCCTCATGGAAAGCAGTTAACCCACCCTTACATGTTTGCTATTGGGCCGAACAATGAGCTGATTGTCAGAGACTATTTGGCTAAGTGTTTGGTAGTGTTTGATGAGCAGTTACAATACTCACACAGCATCTTTGAGGGAACATTAGAATGTCCAACTGGACTAGCAGTGAACAAGAAAGGGTACCTATATGTTGCCGAGTACAAGCTACATTGTATTAATAAACTGACTATGAGTGGTAAGCTTGTTTCTCGTATTGGTGGCTGTGGTAGTGGAGATGGCCAGTTTCATCATCCTCGTAGTTTGTTGTTATCCCAATCTGAACTTCTGTTTGTCTGTGACAGTTACAACCACAGAATTCAggtgtttcaaaatgattgcTACTTCTACTCTTTTGGGGAACAAGGTACAGGTCCTGGTTCATTTAAATTCCCTTTTGACTTAGCAATGAATAACAATGAAGAACAGTTGTTTATTACTGACCATATGAATCACCGTGTGCAGCTATTCACTCCAGCAGGCCAATTCATTTCTGTGTTTGGCAACTTCACCAGTTCCCCATATCAGTTAAGCTCTCCTACAGGTATATGCTACACTCCTGATGGCCATGTATTGATTAGTTCATTTGGTACAGACTGTGTCTTGATATTCAATGAGGATGGTAATTACGTGTCTGCCATTGAAGGAGCTTATCAGAAGGTACAGAGATTCATGAAGCCTATTGGAATAGTAATGAGGACCAATGGACAAATTGTTATAGCTAGTGATAGATCTTGTAACTTGACTGTGTTCTAA
- the LOC136255245 gene encoding tripartite motif-containing protein 2-like, with translation MASQYSGWEEIEEEITCSICEEIFTQPKTIPCLHTFCERCVKSTIEASKLTGSELCCPICRAELPQDVSNIPTNFSINRLIEIYHKQQSSSQETTEELKCGECDDEDATVTMWCVDCESPLCGECYKQHGRMKKFKSHKTVTVENFTQGPKTILSKRVAVLPTEYCKDHKTQPLDLCCMTCSSLICRDCTYVDHREHQYNFVDKLADDEREKIKVIAAPLKKMLEQVRDGLEKVEECDNEIDGKCEAEVIKPIRDVYQRLHEILQQEEVIDLQKVDTVKGTLHRTLGSQIKELKLLEDCLVSCDEFVTKATTTQTSSELLTYSKYISNRVAELTSQVERTNLEPLCGVDDLILSTSNPDDYVSQLTCVCSVSTLPHVPNCSVKGPAAMSKYGPVKLTVTLKDKDGLLVPNQSEHLRVDFKRETGSVKVEETPSGVYTLSYRPKRREAHSVSVSWKGNILGQIEILLCIRDYTAIQQQVQVISSYGPDGKDLRHPYLMAVGPSNELIVRDFSCGHLVVFDDQLKYSHSIGGGVCFQPSGIAVSKEKCLYVADFKTHCIQKFKMTGEHVCQLGGEGSGNFKFHRPRGLLFSQSGLLFVCDGGNQRIQVLQNDQFFYSFGEPGKKSGQFLCPVCLALNSEENQLVITDCYSDRVQVFTPGGQFLKVFSYSNTSCWLRHPSDIFCTPDGYFLISSRDTHCVLIFEEDGTFVSVIAGDYQSKNRFKKPAGVVMMRNGQIVVAGNDSNNLVIF, from the coding sequence ATGGCGTCTCAGTATAGCGGATGGGAAGAAATAGAAGAAGAAATTACATGTTCCATTTGTGAAGAGATATTTACCCAACCCAAGACTATTCCTTGTTTACACACGTTTTGTGAACGATGTGTCAAATCTACCATTGAAGCTAGCAAACTAACAGGTAGCGAATTGTGTTGTCCAATATGTCGAGCTGAACTGCCACAAGACGTGTCAAACATTCCTACCAACTTCTCCATCAATCGTCTGATAGAAATATATCACAAGCAACAGAGCTCAAGTCAGGAAACAACAGAAGAACTGAAATGTGGAGAGTGTGATGACGAGGATGCTACAGTGACAATGTGGTGTGTAGATTGTGAGAGTCCATTGTGTGGAGAATGTTACAAACAACACGGCAGGATGAAGAAGTTCAAGTCACACAAAACTGTGACAGTGGAAAACTTCACACAAGGTCCCAAGACCATATTGTCCAAACGTGTAGCAGTACTGCCAACTGAATATTGTAAAGATCACAAGACACAACCACTAGACCTGTGCTGTATgacttgtagtagtttgatCTGTCGAGATTGTACCTATGTTGATCATCGAGAACATCAATACAACTTTGTGGATAAACTAGCTGATGATGAACGTGAGAAGATCAAAGTGATAGCAGCACCACTGAAGAAGATGTTGGAGCAAGTGAGAGATGGTTTGGAGAAGGTGGAGGAGTGTGATAATGAAATAGATGGGAAGTGTGAAGCTGAAGTTATCAAGCCGATACGAGATGTGTACCAGAGACTGCATGAAATACTGCAACAAGAAGAAGTAATTGATCTACAAAAAGTTGACACTGTGAAGGGCACATTACATCGCACTCTTGGTAGTCAGATTAAAGAGTTGAAATTGCTTGAAGATTGTTTGGTGAGCTGTGACGAGTTTGTTACCAAGGCTACCACAACACAAACATCCAGTGAGTTACTAACCTATAGCAAATACATTAGCAATAGAGTGGCGGAGTTGACAAGTCAAGTAGAACGAACTAACCTTGAACCATTGTGTGGAGTAGATGATTTGATATTATCCACTAGTAATCCTGATGACTATGTCAGTCAGTTGacatgtgtttgtagtgtgtctaCCTTACCTCATGTTCCTAACTGTAGTGTGAAGGGTCCAGCTGCAATGAGCAAATATGGTCCAGTGAAACTGACTGTCACACTAAAAGATAAAGATGGCCTACTTGTACCAAATCAGAGTGAACACTTGAGAGTTGACTTCAAGAGGGAAACAGGCAGTGTTAAGGTAGAAGAAACTCCTTCAGGTGTTTACACACTTTCATACAGACCTAAGAGAAGAGAGGCACACAGTGTGTCAGTGTCATGGAAAGGAAACATTTTAGGACAAATAGAAATTCTACTCTGTATCCGAGACTACACAGCCATTCAGCAACAAGTACAAGTCATTAGCAGTTATGGTCCCGACGGTAAGGATTTAAGGCACCCTTATTTAATGGCCGTCGGGCCTAGTAATGAACTTATAGTTCGTGACTTTTCTTGTGGACATTTGGTAGTGTTTGATGATCAGTTGAAGTATTCTCATTCTATTGGTGGTGGGGTGTGCTTCCAGCCTTCAGGTATTGCGGTGAGCAAGGAGAAGTGCTTGTATGTTGCAGACTTCAAGACTCATTGTATTCAAAAATTCAAAATGACAGGAGAGCATGTTTGTCAACTGGGCGGTGAAGGTTCTGGCAACTTTAAATTCCATCGTCCTCGTGGCTTACTGTTTTCTCAGTCGGGGTTACTTTTTGTTTGTGATGGTGGTAACCAAAGGATACAAGTATTACAGAATGACCAATTCTTCTATTCATTTGGTGAGCCTGGTAAAAAGTCAGGTCAATTTCTCTGTCCAGTATGCTTGGCACTAAACAGTGAGGAAAACCAACTTGTTATCACAGACTGCTACAGTGACCGTGTCCAGGTTTTCACTCCCGGTGGTCAATTCCtcaaagtgttcagctatagCAATACATCCTGTTGGCTTCGACACCCATCCGACATTTTCTGCACCCCTGATGGATACTTCTTGATTAGCTCTCGCGACACCCACTGTGTGCTGATCTTTGAAGAGGATGGTACATTTGTTTCGGTCATTGCTGGTGATTATCAAAGCAAAAATAGATTTAAAAAACCTGCCGGAGTGGTTATGATGAGAAATGGACAGATTGTGGTAGCTGGAAATGACAGCAATAACTTAGTAATATTTTAG